The following is a genomic window from Streptomyces chrestomyceticus JCM 4735.
CTGATGCCGACCGGCAAGGGCACCCACGGCCTCTACGTCAGCCGTGACTCCAAGAAGATGTACATCTCCAACCGCGGCGAGGGCTCCGTCTCCCTGCTCGACTTCAAGAGCGGCAACCTCGTGGACAAGTGGCACATCCCCGGCGGCGGCAGCCCCGACATGGGCGGGGTGTCCGCCGACGGCAACGTGCTGTGGCTGTCCGGCCGCTACAACTCCGAGGTCTACGCGATGGACACCCGGACCGGAAAGACCCTCGCCAAGATCCCGGTGGGCGAGGGCCCGCACGGCCTGGCGGTCTATCCGCAGCCGGGGCGGTACTCACTGGGGCATACGGGGATCTTCCGGTAGCGGTGCGGCGGCGGGCGGGCCCGGCAAGACCGCGGGCCCGCCCGCCGCGACCAGCGGCTACGCGTTGTATTCGTCGGCCTTCTTGGGCTCAGCGGCCTGCACCTGGCCGCTCAGCACCAGCGAGCGGCTGTCGAAGCGCGCGATGTCCACACCGTTCTCCTTCAGCACGCTCAGGGCGGCGGAGTGCACCACGCGCAGCACCGGGGTCGCCGCCCGCAGCGCGTCGTCGGCCATGAAGCGGTGCCGCCAGGGCTTGTCGGCCCAGGCGTGCCGCAGGCCGAACGGCTCCGGCAGGATCAGCTTCCCGCCCAGGAACTCCAGGAAGCCGGGGAACCACGTCAGCGGGGCGCGGGCGGCGAGCCGCACCACCTCGCTCGCGTCGACCAGCGGCAGGCTCACGGACTTGGTCTCCCAGAACTTCACCGTCTTGGAGACGCTCTTGCTCTTCGGCGCGGGCTTGGAGGTGAACAGCGGATTCACCGGGCCGAGGGCGTGGCCGGTGACCTCCACCCGCAGCGTCTCGTGCAGCACGGTGACCGTGATCAGCAGGGTTATCACCAACTGGCCGTCCCAGAGCACGAACTGCACGCCGAGGTAGTGCCGGCTGCCGCTGCCGAACTGCTGCTCGTTGCAGATCCGCTCTATCTCGTGCCCGCGCACCTGGAACGCCTCCACCTCGGTGCCCTCGGGCCGGGAGACGGAACCGGCCTTCTCGCCCACCGGCACCACGATCCAGTGGCGTACGGAGGGGGCGTCCTTGAAGCCGCCGGTGTGCAGGGGGCTGCGCTCCAGCAGCCGCAGCCGGTCGTGGATGACGCGGATCACGTCGTAGCTGCGGAACGGGTTGATCTCGCCGCCCTCCACGGCGGGGCGCAGCTCCTCGGCCATCTGCCAGCTTCCCCAGCGGGTGCCCATGCCGAGTATGCCGTTGGGGCCCGCGTAGAAGGCGACGTTGCTGTGCTGCTCGGCGGTGAGCTTCGCCAGGCTCTGACGCATCTGTTCGGCGGCGGTCTCGTTCGGGTCCTTGGGGACCGCCTCGGGGATCTTGGCGCCCACGCCGCCGCCTTCGAGCAGCCCCTTCCACGCGTCCCGCAGGTCCTTCGCGGTGGCCTCACTGATCCGCTTCGCCCACCACCAGCCGATCACCGGCACCACCACCATGGCGCGCAGATACACCGACCAGAAACCGGTGAACGGCAGCTTGACCAGGAACAGCACCGCGATGGCGCCGACCGCGAGCATCAGCGCCACCCCGAGCGCCGAGGTGCCGGTGCCCTGCGCCTTCGACAGCAGCTTCTTGAGCTGGAACGCGCCCAGCCACAGGAGCACGCCGGGCAGGAAGAGCAGCCCGAAGCCCACCATCAGGATGGTCAGCTTCACATCGCGGATCTTGCGGATGCGGATGGCGGCCAGACAGTGCTCGACGACCGTCTGCGGCTCGATGCCGAAGGACTGGATGAGCGCGCCCCGGGCACCGCCGAGCATCCGCAGTTGCAGCGCGCGGGAGAACGCCTCGCCCAGATTCGGCTCGAACAGGGAGAGTTTGGGCGGTTTGATCGTCGACTTCGCGGTGGCCGAGTCGGCCTTGGAGATGTCGGAGAGCGGATTGTCCCGGTACGCCGCCGAGGCCAACGCCTGGGTGGCCGCGGTCTGTCCGGCACCGCCGGACAGCGGGACCTGTGCCCCGGGACTGAAGTCGAAGCCGTCTGCTGCCACTGCCGCCCCCATCACCCGCACGCATCCGCTGCTGCGGCCTTCTGCCCAACTACCGTCGGTCGCACACCTTCTGAGCTGCGATCACAGCGTACCGCCGCCGTCCACCCCGGTGGTGCCGAGGCGGACGGCCGGCGACGTGACGTGCGGCGGAGCCGGTGCGCGGGCTCTCACGAGCCGTTCTCCTCCTGTTCGCGGAGCTTCGCGGCGAGCTGCGGCGGCATCGGCTCGTGCCGCGTGTAGGACCGGTGGAAGCGGCCGGTGCCGTGCGAGAGGGAGCGCAGGTCCACGGCGTACCGGCTGATCTCGATCTCCGGCACCTCGGCCCGTACGAGCGTGCGCCCGTGCCCGGCCTGATCGGTCCCCACCACCCGGCCGCGCCGCCCGGACAGATCGCTCATCACCGCCCCGACGAAATCGTCCGGAACCAGTACGGTCACCTCGGCCACCGGCTCCAGCAGATGGATACGGGCGTCGGCGGCGGCCTCGCGCAGCGCCAGCGAACCCGCCGTCTGGAACGCGGCGTCGGAGGAGTCGACCGAGTGCGCCTTGCCGTCCAGCAGCGTGACCCGGACGTCGACCAGCGGATACCCGGCCGCGACACCGCGTGCCGCCTGCGCCCGTACGCCCTTCTCCACGGACGGGATGAACTGCCGGGGCACCGCGCCGCCCACGACCTTGTCCACGAACTCGATACCGCTGCCGCCCGGCAGCGGCTCCACCTCGATCTCGCAGATCGCGTACTGGCCGTGCCCGCCGGACTGCTTCACATGCCGCCCGCGGCCCGCCGCCTTGCCGCCGAAGGTCTCCCGCAGCGAGACCTTGTACGGCACGGTGTCGACCTGCACGCCGTACCGGGACCGCAGCCGCTCCAGGGCCACGTCGACATGCGCCTCGCCCAGGCACCACAGCACCACCTGGTGGGTGCCCTGGTTGTGCTCCAGACGCATCGTCGGGTCCTCGGCGACGAGCCGGGACAGACCCTGGGAGAGCTTGTCCTCGTCCGCCTTGCTGTGCGCCTGGATGGCGACCGGCAGCAGCGGGTCCGGCATCGACCACGGCTCCATCAGGAGCGGCGCGTCCTTGTCGGAGAGCGTGTCACCGGTCTCGGCGCGGGTCAGTTTCGCCACACAGGCCAGATCCCCGGCGATCGCCTCCGACAGGGGGCGCTGGGCCTTGCCGAACGGGGCGGACAGGGCGCCGATCCGCTCGTCCACGTCGTGGTCCTCGTGGCCGCGGTCCTCCAGACCGTGCCCGGACACGTGCACCGTCTCGTCCGGGCGCAGGGTGCCGGAGAAGACCCGGACCAGCGAGAGCCGGCCCACGTACGGGTCGGAGGAGGTCTTGACCACCTCGGCCACCAGCGGGCCCGCCGGGTCGCAGGTCAGCGCCGGGCGGGGCTTGCCGTCGGGAGTGGTGACGGCGGGGGCCTCGCGTTCGGCCGGGGTGGGGAAGCCACGGGCGATCAGGTCGAGCAGCTCGATGGTGCCGAGACCCTGCCGGGCACCCTCCGGGGCCGGAGCGGCGGCCAGCACGGGGTGGAAGGTGCCGCGGGCCACCGCCGTCTCCAGGTCACCGATGAGCGTCTTCACGTCGATGTCCTCGCCCGCGAGGTAGCGGTCCATGAGGGACTCGTCCTCGCTCTCGGCGATGATGCCCTCGATGAGCCGGTTGCGGGCCTCCTCGATCAGCGGCAGCTCGTCGGCCTCCGGTGCGCGCTCGACGCGTTCGCCGGAGGAGTAGTCGAAGACCCGCTGGGTGAGCAGGCCGATCAGACCGTGCACCGGCGCGTGGCCGTCGGCGCCCGCCGTGCCGTACAGCGGCAGGTACAGGGGGAGGACGGCGTCCGGGTCGTCGCCGCCCAGCGTGGCGCCGCACAGCCGGGTCATCTGGTCGAAGTCGGCGCGCGCGGCCTCCAGGTGCGTGATGACCAGCGCGCGCGGCATCCCTACCGCCGCGCACTCGTCCCAGACCATGCGCGTCGCGCCGTCCACGCCGTCCGCCGCCGAAACGACGAAGAGGGCCGCGTCCGCTGCCCGCAGACCGGCCCTCAGCTCCCCGACGAAGTCGGCGTACCCGGGTGTGTCCAATACGTTGATCTTGATTCCGCCGTAGTCCACGGGCACCAGGGAGAGCTGCACCGACCGCTGCTGCCGGTGCTCGATCTCGTCGTAGTCCGACAGGCAACTGCCGTCCTCGACCCGGCCCGCCCGGTTGACCGCCCCGGTCGCCAGGGCCAGCGCCTCCACCAGCGTCGTCTTCCCCGCACCACTGTGGCCGACCAGCACCACATTCCTCAGGGACGTGGGCCGGCCGGCCGATGTCGCCCTGCCGGCGGCTCCTGGATGTGTCCTCGTCTTCTCGCCCATGTGTCTCGCCTCCCGGTCGACACTTTGCGGTGGTTCGAGCTTTCCACCCTGGTCATGGCACGTCCATACATCGCACAAGGGACGATCAGGGATCTTGCGGTACGCCCCGCGCACGCGGGCCCGCACCGGTGTGACCGCTGCTGCGTCCACGTCTTGGCCGGTCACAGGTCGTGCCCCGGGCCGTGGTGCGTTCGCGGTACGCGGGTGCCGCCTGGCTACGATGGGCCAGCCGGTGGCCCCATTGACCGCGCGGCCCGTATCGACCTCCGGGAAGGCCATGCTGAACACGTACGCGCGTGCTTTCTTCACGCGTGTCCTCACGCCATTCGCCGCCCTGCTCATCCGTCTCGGGGTCAGCCCGGACGCGGTCACCCTCGTCGGCACGGGGGGTGTGGTGGCGGGTGCCCTGGTCTTCTTCCCGCTCGGCGAGTTCTTCTGGGGCACGATCGTCATCACGCTGTTCGTGTTCTCGGACCTGGTGGACGGCAACATGGCCCGGCAACTGGGCCGCTCCAGCCGCTGGGGAGCCTTCCTCGACTCCACGCTCGACCGGGTCGCCGACTCGGCGATCTTCGGCGGGCTGGCGCTCTGGTACGCCGGGGCCGGTGACAGCCTCTGGCTCTGCGCGGTGGCGATCTTCTGCCTGGCCAGCGGCCAGGTCGTCTCGTACACCAAGGCCAGGGGCGAGAGCATCGGGCTGCCGGTGAACGTCAACGGACTGGTGGAACGAGCCGAGCGGCTCGTCATCACACTCGTCGCCGCCGGCCTCGCCGGACTGCACGCCTTCGGCGTCCCCGGCGTCCAGTACCTGCTGCCGGTCGCCCTGTGGGTGGTCGCCGTCGGCAGCGCGGTCACCCTCGCCCAGCGCGTGGTGACCGTACGCAGGGAGTCCGCCGAGGCCGACGCCGTCGCACAAGGGGGGAACAGCGCGTGAAGCGCCCGACCATCGACCGCGAGAAGCTCACCGACGGGGCGTACGCCCTGGGCTGGAGCGCGGTCAAGAAACTGCCCGAACCGGTCGCGAAGGCGCTCGGGCGCCGGATCGCCGACATGGTCTGGAGACGGCGCGGCAAGGGCATCCTGCGCCTGGAGGCCAACCTCGCGCGCGTCGTCCCGGACGCCACGCCGCAGCGCCTCGCCCAGTTGTCCCGGGCCGGGATGCGCTCCTATCTGCGCTACTGGATGGAATCCTTCCGGCTGCCCGCCTGGAGCAAGGACCGGATACGGGGTGGTTTCGCGCCGGCCGACGTGCACCACCTGGTGGACGGTCTGAAGAGCGGCCGCGGCGTGATCCTCGCCCTGCCGCACATGGGCAACTACGACCTCGCGGGCGCCTGGGTCACCACCAAACTGGGCGTGCCCTTCACCACCGTCGCCGAACGCCTCAAGCCCGAGACGCTCTACGACCGGTTCGTCGCCTACCGCGAGGGCCTGGGTATGGAGGTGCTGCCGCACACCGGCGGCGCCGCGTTCGGCATCCTCGCCCGGCGGCTGCGGGCCGGCGGGCTGGTCTGCCTCGTCGCCGACCGGGACCTGTCCGCCTCCGGCATCGAGGTGAAATTCTTCGGCGAGGCGGCCAAGATGCCGGCCGGGCCCGCGATGCTCGCGGTGCAGACCGGGGCGATGCTCCTGCCGGTCACCCTGTGGTACGACGGGAGCCCCGTCATGCGCGGACGGGTGCACCCGGAGATCGAGGTGCCGCAGACCGGCACCCGCGCCGAGAAGGCCGCCACGATGACGCAGGAGATGGCCGACGCCTTCGCCTCCGGCATCGCCGACCACCCGGAGGACTGGCACATGCTGCAACGTCTGTGGCTCGGTGACCTGGAACCGCGGGACCCCGCGGGGCGCGCGGAGGCGGTGGGTGGCGACGGGGCGGGTACCGACGCCCGGCGGACGGAGCGGTCTTGAGGATCGGGATCGTCTGCCCGTATTCGTGGGACGTCCCGGGCGGCGTCCAGTTCCACATCCGTGACCTCGCCGAGCACCTGATCCGGCTGGGCCACGAGGTGTCCGTACTCGCTCCGGCGGACGACGATACCCCCCTGCCGGCGTACGTCGTCTCCGCCGGACGTGCCGTCCCCGTGCCGTACAACGGTTCGGTTGCCCGGCTCAACTTCGGCTTCCTGTCGGCGGCCCGCGTCCGCCGCTGGCTGCACGACGGTGCCTTCGACGTCATCCACATCCACGAACCCGGCACCCCGTCCGTGGGCCTGCTCGCCTGCTGGGCGGCGCAGGGCCCCATCGTGGCCACCTTCCACACCTCCAACCCGCGCTCCCGCGTCATGATCGCGGCGTACCCGATCCTGCAGCCCGCGCTGGAGAAGATCAGCGCCCGCATCGCGGTCAGCGAATACGCCCGGCGCACCCTGGTCGAACACCTCGGCGGCGACGCGGTCGTCATCCCCAACGGCGTCGACGTCGACTTCTTCGCCGACGCCGCGCCGAAGGAGGAGTGGCAGGGCCGCACCATCGGCTTCATCGGCCGCATCGACGAACCCCGCAAGGGCCTGCCCGTCCTCATGCGGGCCCTGCCGCAGATCCTCGCCGCCGTACCCGACGCCCGGCTCCTGGTCGCGGGCCGCGGCGACGAGGAGGAAGCCGTCGCGGAACTCCCCGCCGACCTGCGCTCCCAGGTGGAGTTCCTCGGCATGGTCAGCGACGAGGACAAGGCGCGGCTGCTGCGCAGCGTGGACCTGTACGTCGCGCCCAACACCGGCGGCGAGTCGTTCGGCATCATCCTCGTCGAGGCGATGTCGGCGGGGGCGCCGGTGCTGGCCAGCGACCTGGACGCGTTCGCCCAGGTGCTGGACCAGGGGGAGGCCGGCGAACTCTTCGCCAACGAGGACGCGGAGGCGCTCGCCGCTGCGGCAGTACGGCTCCTGGGTGACCCCGATCGGCTCGCGGAGCTGCGGGAGCGGGGGAGTCGGCATGTGCGGCGCTTCGACTGGTCGACCGTCGGGGCCGACATCCTCGCCGTGTACGAGACGGTTACCGCGGGGGCGGCGATGGTGGCTACGGATGAGCGGACGGGGTTGCGGGCGCGGTGGGGGTTGGCGCGGGACTGAGGCGGCCTTTGGCCGCCGAAGGCCCGGGTTCCCTCGTGCGCTGCGCGCTTCGCGCGCGTGGTTTTGGGTTGACGTGGGGCTCGCATTGCTTGCGTGGTGGGGGCGGGGGCGCGCAGGGGGCCAACTCCTCGGCACCGTGCACCGCGACGTACTTTCATTCGGCAACGCAGACACCCGGCTGCCTGCGGGGATGGCCCCCTACACGCCCCCTCCGGCCGGATTGGCGAGCCGAGGTCGGTGGGTGGAAGTTTTCGATGACGCAGGAGGGCGCCTTACGTGGGGGTGAGGCTCACGGGGAGGGGGCGGTACGGCAGGCCCCTCCCCGGCGATGAAACGCGCACGCCGGGCTGGCCCACCCCGACGCGGCTCCGCCGCGCCCCCGGGCGCTGACGCGCCGGAGGGGGCGGAGCGCCCGGGCACCCGCGCCGCTGGTGCACTCGGCTTGAACCGGGAGCGTCGGGGCTTGTGAAAGCCCCAGCCCGATCGCACCGACAGCCGCTCGACGGCCGGGCTCGGGGTCACGCAGGGGTCTCCCCGCAGGCAGCCGGGCCTCTGCGTTGCCTAACGAAGGTACGTTGAGGTCCACGGTGCCGTGGGGGCACCCCCGGCCGGAGGCTGGGGGAGAGTGACCCCGGAGTGGCCCCGAGCCCCCACCCACCGAACCCTCCGCGCACGACGCGCGCCCCCACCGGACCGGCTTTCGCTTGGGCTTGTAAAAAGCCCCAGCCCGATCGCTCCGAAAGTCGCCGGACGGCCTGGGCTCGGGGTCCCGCAGGGGTCTCCCCGCAGGCAGCCGGGCCTCTGCGTCGCCTAATGAAAGTACGTTGAGGTCCACGGTGCCGAGGAGTGACCCCGGAGGGACCCCGAGCCCCCACCCACCGGACCCATCGCGCAAGACGCGCACTCCCACCACGCGCACGAACTCCGCTCAGCCGGACGCCGACGGCTCCATGGCGGCCGGTACTGTGACCCGGCGTGACCACTTTGATCTGGATCGCGGCCGTTCTCGTCGTCATCGGCGTCTACCTGAGCTGGACCGCGGGGCGGCTGGACCGTCTGCACGCGCGTATCGACGCGGCGCGTGCCGCGCTGGACGCGCAGTTGTTGCGGCGGGCCTCGGTGGCTCAGGAGCTGGGGACGTCGGGGATTCTCGATCCGGCGGCGTCGATCGTGCTCTACGAGGTGGCGCACGAGGCGCGGCAGGCGGCCGAGGAGCAGCGGGAGGTCGCCGAGAGCGGGTTGAGCCAGGCGTTGCGTGCGGTCTTCGACGACGAGGGGCAGCTCGAAGCGGTGCGGGCGGCGCCCGGCGGTGAGCAGACGGTGGCCGAGCTGACGGCGGCGGTGCGCCGGGTGCCGATGGCGCGGCGGTTCCACAACGACGCCGTGCGGGCCGCGCGGGCGGTGCGCCGTCACCGGGTGGTGCGTTGGTTCCGGCTGGCGGGGCATGCGCCGTTTCCGATGGCCTTCGAGATGGATGACGAGCCGCCGGTGGTGCTCGGCGACCGTGCTGTCGGCCGCTGACGAGCCACTGCCTTCCGATTGGCCCTTTTCAGTGGCCGGGCGCAAACGGTTGTGTGGGCGGCGGAGTCCATCCGCCCGCACTTAGTGAGGTCATACCGTGTCCAGCACGCCGAACGCCACGTCTGCCACCGTTCCCGCCGGGAGCCCCGAGACCGGTACCGCCCGCGTCAAGCGCGGCATGGCCGAGCAGCTCAAGGGCGGCGTGATCATGGATGTCGTCACGCCGGAGGAGGCGAAGATCGCCGAGGACGCCGGTGCGGTCGCGGTCATGGCCCTGGAGCGGGTGCCCGCGGACATCCGCAAGGACGGCGGGGTGGCCCGGATGTCCGACCCGGACATGATCGACGGGATCATCGAGGCGGTCTCCATCCCGGTCATGGCCAAGTCGCGGATCGGTCACTTCGTCGAGGCGCAGGTGCTGCAGTCCCTCGGTGTCGACTACATCGACGAGTCCGAGGTGCTGACCCCGGCCGACGAGGTCAACCACTCCGACAAGTGGGCGTTCACCACCCCGTTCGTGTGCGGCGCCACCAACCTGGGTGAGGCGCTGCGGCGGATCGCCGAGGGCGCGGCCATGATCCGTTCGAAGGGCGAGGCCGGCACCGGCAACGTCGTCGAGGCGGTGCGTCACCTGCGTCAGATCAAGGGTGAGATCGCCAAGCTGCGGGGCTGTGACAACAACGAGCTGTTCGCCGCGGCCAAGGAGCTGCGGGCCCCGTACGAGCTGGTCAAGGAGGTCGCCGAGCTGGGCAAGCTGCCGGTCGTGCTGTTCTCCGCCGGTGGTGTGGCCACGCCCGCCGACGCCGCGCTGATGCGCCAGCTCGGTGCCGAGGGTGTCTTCGTGGGGTCGGGCATCTTCAA
Proteins encoded in this region:
- a CDS encoding elongation factor G-like protein EF-G2; protein product: MGEKTRTHPGAAGRATSAGRPTSLRNVVLVGHSGAGKTTLVEALALATGAVNRAGRVEDGSCLSDYDEIEHRQQRSVQLSLVPVDYGGIKINVLDTPGYADFVGELRAGLRAADAALFVVSAADGVDGATRMVWDECAAVGMPRALVITHLEAARADFDQMTRLCGATLGGDDPDAVLPLYLPLYGTAGADGHAPVHGLIGLLTQRVFDYSSGERVERAPEADELPLIEEARNRLIEGIIAESEDESLMDRYLAGEDIDVKTLIGDLETAVARGTFHPVLAAAPAPEGARQGLGTIELLDLIARGFPTPAEREAPAVTTPDGKPRPALTCDPAGPLVAEVVKTSSDPYVGRLSLVRVFSGTLRPDETVHVSGHGLEDRGHEDHDVDERIGALSAPFGKAQRPLSEAIAGDLACVAKLTRAETGDTLSDKDAPLLMEPWSMPDPLLPVAIQAHSKADEDKLSQGLSRLVAEDPTMRLEHNQGTHQVVLWCLGEAHVDVALERLRSRYGVQVDTVPYKVSLRETFGGKAAGRGRHVKQSGGHGQYAICEIEVEPLPGGSGIEFVDKVVGGAVPRQFIPSVEKGVRAQAARGVAAGYPLVDVRVTLLDGKAHSVDSSDAAFQTAGSLALREAAADARIHLLEPVAEVTVLVPDDFVGAVMSDLSGRRGRVVGTDQAGHGRTLVRAEVPEIEISRYAVDLRSLSHGTGRFHRSYTRHEPMPPQLAAKLREQEENGS
- the pgsA gene encoding phosphatidylinositol phosphate synthase, whose product is MGQPVAPLTARPVSTSGKAMLNTYARAFFTRVLTPFAALLIRLGVSPDAVTLVGTGGVVAGALVFFPLGEFFWGTIVITLFVFSDLVDGNMARQLGRSSRWGAFLDSTLDRVADSAIFGGLALWYAGAGDSLWLCAVAIFCLASGQVVSYTKARGESIGLPVNVNGLVERAERLVITLVAAGLAGLHAFGVPGVQYLLPVALWVVAVGSAVTLAQRVVTVRRESAEADAVAQGGNSA
- a CDS encoding phosphatidylinositol mannoside acyltransferase — protein: MKRPTIDREKLTDGAYALGWSAVKKLPEPVAKALGRRIADMVWRRRGKGILRLEANLARVVPDATPQRLAQLSRAGMRSYLRYWMESFRLPAWSKDRIRGGFAPADVHHLVDGLKSGRGVILALPHMGNYDLAGAWVTTKLGVPFTTVAERLKPETLYDRFVAYREGLGMEVLPHTGGAAFGILARRLRAGGLVCLVADRDLSASGIEVKFFGEAAKMPAGPAMLAVQTGAMLLPVTLWYDGSPVMRGRVHPEIEVPQTGTRAEKAATMTQEMADAFASGIADHPEDWHMLQRLWLGDLEPRDPAGRAEAVGGDGAGTDARRTERS
- a CDS encoding glycosyltransferase family 4 protein, which produces MRIGIVCPYSWDVPGGVQFHIRDLAEHLIRLGHEVSVLAPADDDTPLPAYVVSAGRAVPVPYNGSVARLNFGFLSAARVRRWLHDGAFDVIHIHEPGTPSVGLLACWAAQGPIVATFHTSNPRSRVMIAAYPILQPALEKISARIAVSEYARRTLVEHLGGDAVVIPNGVDVDFFADAAPKEEWQGRTIGFIGRIDEPRKGLPVLMRALPQILAAVPDARLLVAGRGDEEEAVAELPADLRSQVEFLGMVSDEDKARLLRSVDLYVAPNTGGESFGIILVEAMSAGAPVLASDLDAFAQVLDQGEAGELFANEDAEALAAAAVRLLGDPDRLAELRERGSRHVRRFDWSTVGADILAVYETVTAGAAMVATDERTGLRARWGLARD
- the pdxS gene encoding pyridoxal 5'-phosphate synthase lyase subunit PdxS, encoding MSSTPNATSATVPAGSPETGTARVKRGMAEQLKGGVIMDVVTPEEAKIAEDAGAVAVMALERVPADIRKDGGVARMSDPDMIDGIIEAVSIPVMAKSRIGHFVEAQVLQSLGVDYIDESEVLTPADEVNHSDKWAFTTPFVCGATNLGEALRRIAEGAAMIRSKGEAGTGNVVEAVRHLRQIKGEIAKLRGCDNNELFAAAKELRAPYELVKEVAELGKLPVVLFSAGGVATPADAALMRQLGAEGVFVGSGIFKSGDPAKRAAAIVKATTFYDDPKVVADVSRNLGEAMVGINCDTLPEAERYANRGW